The Bacillus sp. Y1 genome includes the window CACTAGCAATGCCACCCGTTAATCCAACGACTAAAGTCATATTTAAGCCCTCCGTTTAACGTAAAAGCCTCCACAAAAGGAGGCTTTTCTCAAATTTTCCATATTCCAATAATAATTAACAATACCCCAGGTAAAAAGGCGAAGCGCTGAAGCCAGCTATTCTCTGAAAAATGTTTCCCAAGCTGTAATCCCGCATAAATAAAGAGAAAGCACATTAATGCAACAGCAGTCCCTAAAATACTTGGAGAAAAGTCTAGCATCGCAGCACCTATTCCGGCCCCAAATGCATCTAAAGATAACGCTAATCCAAGCATATAGGCTTCAATGCCATTGATTGTACCCGATTGATCAAAGTCTGCTGACATCGGCTTTCGTAATATTTGAATAACAATCCCAAGAGATTTAATCTCAAAATCAATGATCGTTTTTGGATGGGGAAGCATTGATGAGGCGGATTTCTCTGATCGAAAAAATTGAGCTAAAACCCATGCCCCTAATAAAATGAGTATGATTCCCCCAATACTCTCAGCGATATCAGGCGATAAGACGGACTCAATGAAATGACCAATAATCATCCCTACAGTGAGTGTTCCTGCAGAGCATAAAGAGATGACCGCGATTGACTTAAAAGGAATTCGCATTTTCCTCAGACCGTATGTGAAACCTACACTAAAACTGTCAATGCTAACTGCTAACGCAAGTAGTAATAATGGAACAGATAGTACCATTGGAAAGACTCCTTCCTAACAAAAAGCTAGGATAGTATATGATAGGAGCCCATCCAAGGTTCAACCTACTTCTTTTTTTGACATTTTGGACAAAACACGGTTCCTCGCCCACCGACGACAATTTTTTCTAGAGGAGTATTACATATTTTACAATTTTCACCTTTCCGACCGTAAACAAATAATTCAAGCTGAAACATCCCCA containing:
- the ytaF gene encoding sporulation membrane protein YtaF codes for the protein MVLSVPLLLLALAVSIDSFSVGFTYGLRKMRIPFKSIAVISLCSAGTLTVGMIIGHFIESVLSPDIAESIGGIILILLGAWVLAQFFRSEKSASSMLPHPKTIIDFEIKSLGIVIQILRKPMSADFDQSGTINGIEAYMLGLALSLDAFGAGIGAAMLDFSPSILGTAVALMCFLFIYAGLQLGKHFSENSWLQRFAFLPGVLLIIIGIWKI